A single window of Lutzomyia longipalpis isolate SR_M1_2022 chromosome 1, ASM2433408v1 DNA harbors:
- the LOC129786240 gene encoding retinaldehyde-binding protein 1-like isoform X1, with the protein MYKVSRVSVQDVYERTPELKKKEVEGILTWTHNQRHLPKITEYEAAIFHHSRYFNFEETKKAIDIYFTHRAKNPNIFRDRDPQSDELRPVIESQVFYPLPKTLPSGYSGMFFAFVNPDTKKFNCTSTLKLGSFLIFRASMMMDYWHMTEGISKGHSLVVNMQGFSLGHLFRLHIGPLRAFVAFAQEYIPLRLKEIHFVNSNRVTQRFIGILKPFLKKEVYEMMKIHTSMEAAYECIPREYFPSDLGGSWKSTAQLQEDMTSILMENKKNFQDEETERNVEESLRG; encoded by the exons ATGTACAAGGTCAGCAGGGTATCTGTGCAAGATGTCTATGAGAGAACGCCCGagttgaagaagaaggaagtGGAGGGAATCCTCACGTGGACACACAATCAGCGGCATTTGCCGAAGATAACAG aATATGAAGCGGCGATTTTTCATCATTCGCGCTActttaattttgaagagaCGAAAAAAGCCATTGATATTTACTTTACGCATCGCGCAAAGAATCCCAACATCTTCAGAGATCGAGATCCGCAATCAGATGAACTTCGGCCAGTGATCGAGAGCCA aGTATTCTACCCTCTTCCGAAAACATTACCCAGTGGATACAGCGGAATGTTTTTTGCATTCGTTAATCCAGACacgaagaaattcaattgtaCTTCAACCCTTAAGCT GGGTTCTTTCCTCATTTTTAGGGCTTCCATGATGATGGACTATTGGCACATGACTGAGGGAATTTCCAAAGGGCACAGTCTGGTTGTGAATATGCAGGGATTTTCATTGGGGCACCTCTTCCGGCTGCATATTGGGCCTCTTCGGGCTTTTGTTGCCTTCGCCCAAGAGTACATTCCACTCCGTCtgaaggaaattcattttgtaaattcaaatAGGGTCACACAAAGATTCATTGGAATCCTCAAGCCATTCCTCAAGAAGGAAGTCTACGAGATGATGAAGATTCACACATCAATGGAAGCGGCATATGAATGTATTCCACGTGAGTACTTCCCATCTGATCTGGGAGGTTCGTGGAAATCCACGGCTCAACTCCAAGAGGACATGACAAGTATTCTCATGgagaataaaaagaacttCCAGGATGAGGAGACAGAGAGGAATGTGGAAGAGAGTTTGAGGGGATGA
- the LOC129786235 gene encoding probable maleylacetoacetate isomerase 2 isoform X9 codes for MSLSAAISKPILYSYWRSSCSWRVRIALNLKEIPYDIKPISLIKAGGEQHCNEYREVNAMEQVPALQIDGHTLIESLSIMHYLEETRPQRPLLPQDVHKRAKVREICEVVASGIQPLQNLVVLIHVGEEKKKEWAQHWITRGFRAIEKLLSTSAGKFCVGDEITMADCCLVPQVFNARRFHVDLRPYPIILRIDRELESHPAFRAAHPSNQPDCPPEAAK; via the exons ATGAGTTTATCGGCTGCGATATCAAAG CCGATACTCTACTCATACTGGCGTAGCTCGTGCTCCTGGCGTGTCAGGATAGCCCTCAATCTCAAGGAGATTCCCTACGACATAAAACCCATAAGTCTCATTAAAGCAGGCGGGGAGCAACACTGCAATGAGTACAG gGAGGTCAATGCAATGGAACAAGTACCAGCACTCCAAATAG atGGACACACGTTGATTGAATCGCTCTCGATAATGCATTATCTGGAGGAGACGCGTCCCCAGAGACCACTCCTGCCGCAGGATGTCCACAAGAGGGCAAAGGTGCGTGAAATTTGCGAGGTGGTGGCATCGGGAATTCAACCGTTGCAAAATCTCGTTGTTCTCATTCATGTTggggaggagaagaagaaggaatgGGCACAGCATTGGATCACTCGGGGCTTCAGGGCCATTGAGAAGCTCCTTTCAACATCTGCTGGCAAATTCTGCGTCGGTGATGAGATCACGATGGCAGATTGCTGTTTGGTACCTCAAGTTTTCAATGCTAGACG ATTCCACGTGGATCTTAGACCTTATCCGATAATTTTGCGCATCGATCGCGAATTGGAGAGCCATCCGGCATTCCGGGCTGCTCATCCATCAAATCAGCCAGATTGTCCTCCGGAAGCAGCCAAATAA
- the LOC129786261 gene encoding transcription factor cwo isoform X1, with the protein MESYWEQNHLQNPVKYENELNGNAYPYCETGLNFSTNATFSEDDAEYHGRRGKTSRQDPLSHRIIEKRRRDRMNSCLADLSRLIPPQYQRKGRGRIEKTEIIEMAIRHIKSFQKQENTCRDTILADRYRRGYNDCLTEAAKFLVAINDDFDTICYKMIEHLKEHCGEVMKSEFCKSRECLEPLTNGGSASPASPPSGYHQGAPLSHLRDMLTSDLEHSSNDTSDVKDLSFRHQQPQQAPVITSTGPAAPMDTHPPPDSQAPAHQHSFHAPDASLGAGRHASDVSAADAAEHHSYKFKNYIQQRFSQDTHHLHDEVSVTNCSHSSEGSERDSGVHASTKGGLCAENSNSGDEHPLPGAREAEVRAAGQAQTAPKSTPARHPHMTVPIFALHSQGTFYVPLSVDYDALVPYLGHADLLEKNYAPHVPVHPVNIHILATPPAVRPDAPPRTSFLLKPKLEGLINAW; encoded by the exons TGAGTTGAATGGCAATGCGTACCCATATTGTGAGACTGGACTGAATTTCTCCACAAATGCCACGTTCAGCGAGGATGATGCAGAATATCACGGACGTCGTGGAAAAACATCTCGG CAAGATCCCCTGTCGCATCGAATTATTGAGAAGCGTCGACGGGATCGAATGAATTCCTGCCTGGCTGACCTGTCGCGTCTTATTCCGCCACAGTATCAGCGTAAGGGTCGTGGACGTATTGAGAAGACGGAAATCATTGAGATGGCCATACGGCACATAAAGAGCTTTCAGAAGCAAGAAAATACGTGTCGGGATACAATTCTCGCGGATAGATATCGACGTGGGTACAATGATTGTCTCACGGAGGCGGCTAAATTCCTCGTTGCCATCAATGATGACTTTGACACCATCTGCTACAAAATGATTGAGCACCTCAAGGAGCACTGTGGGGAAGTCATGAAGA gCGAGTTCTGCAAGTCCCGCGAATGCCTGGAGCCCCTTACAAATGGCGGCAGCGCCTCACCAGCATCGCCACCAAGTGGGTACCATCAGGGTGCACCACTGTCGCACCTCCGGGACATGCTGACGTCGGACTTGGAGCACAGCAGCAACGATACGAGTGATGTGAAGGACCTCAGTTTCAGGCATCAGCAACCACAGCAGGCGCCTGTGATCACATCAACGGGCCCCGCGGCGCCGATGGATACGCACCCGCCACCCGATAGTCAAGCTCCTGCGCATCAGCATTCCTTCCACGCTCCCGATGCGAGTCTAGGGGCTGGTCGGCATGCGTCCGATGTGAGTGCAGCGGATGCAGCTGAGCATCACAGCTACAAGTTCAAGAATTACATCCAACAGCGATTTTCTCag GATACCCACCATCTGCACGATGAAGTCTCCGTGACTAACTGCAGCCATAGCAGTGAAGGCAGTGAACGCGACAGTGGTGTTCATGCGAGCACAAAAGGGGGCCTGTGTGCGGAGAATAGCAACAGCGGTGATGAGCATCCACTGCCGGGAGCACGGGAAGCGGAAGTACGGGCAGCTGGGCAGGCGCAGACAGCTCCAAAGTCAACGCCAGCCCGCCATCCGCATATGACTGTGCCAATCTTTGCACTCCACTCTCAGGGAACGTTCTACGTGCCACTGAGTGTGGACTACGACGCCCTCGTGCCATACTTGGGGCATGCGGATCTACTGGAGAAGAACTACGCGCCCCATGTGCCCGTGCATCCGGTCAATATTCACATTCTGGCCACACCACCTGCAGTACGACCCGATGCACCCCCACGGACTTCCTTCCTGCTCAAACCAAAGCTCGAGGGGCTCATCAATGCGTGGTGA
- the LOC129786240 gene encoding retinaldehyde-binding protein 1-like isoform X2 encodes MYKVSRVSVQDVYERTPELKKKEVEGILTWTHNQRHLPKITEYEAAIFHHSRYFNFEETKKAIDIYFTHRAKNPNIFRDRDPQSDELRPVIESQVFYPLPKTLPSGYSGMFFAFVNPDTKKFNCTSTLKLASMMMDYWHMTEGISKGHSLVVNMQGFSLGHLFRLHIGPLRAFVAFAQEYIPLRLKEIHFVNSNRVTQRFIGILKPFLKKEVYEMMKIHTSMEAAYECIPREYFPSDLGGSWKSTAQLQEDMTSILMENKKNFQDEETERNVEESLRG; translated from the exons ATGTACAAGGTCAGCAGGGTATCTGTGCAAGATGTCTATGAGAGAACGCCCGagttgaagaagaaggaagtGGAGGGAATCCTCACGTGGACACACAATCAGCGGCATTTGCCGAAGATAACAG aATATGAAGCGGCGATTTTTCATCATTCGCGCTActttaattttgaagagaCGAAAAAAGCCATTGATATTTACTTTACGCATCGCGCAAAGAATCCCAACATCTTCAGAGATCGAGATCCGCAATCAGATGAACTTCGGCCAGTGATCGAGAGCCA aGTATTCTACCCTCTTCCGAAAACATTACCCAGTGGATACAGCGGAATGTTTTTTGCATTCGTTAATCCAGACacgaagaaattcaattgtaCTTCAACCCTTAAGCT GGCTTCCATGATGATGGACTATTGGCACATGACTGAGGGAATTTCCAAAGGGCACAGTCTGGTTGTGAATATGCAGGGATTTTCATTGGGGCACCTCTTCCGGCTGCATATTGGGCCTCTTCGGGCTTTTGTTGCCTTCGCCCAAGAGTACATTCCACTCCGTCtgaaggaaattcattttgtaaattcaaatAGGGTCACACAAAGATTCATTGGAATCCTCAAGCCATTCCTCAAGAAGGAAGTCTACGAGATGATGAAGATTCACACATCAATGGAAGCGGCATATGAATGTATTCCACGTGAGTACTTCCCATCTGATCTGGGAGGTTCGTGGAAATCCACGGCTCAACTCCAAGAGGACATGACAAGTATTCTCATGgagaataaaaagaacttCCAGGATGAGGAGACAGAGAGGAATGTGGAAGAGAGTTTGAGGGGATGA
- the LOC129786237 gene encoding uncharacterized protein LOC129786237, which translates to MKVLAVFIALVVATAQAQFSQEIEEFHRMFDEYHEEVDYWLRDQRLLVSDSIRQANRVALEQVWNDVTAVRLITVSAEQAIDNHAAEVGENPCIAQIRTRLADLEEEAGVSISSCSRNLHRDFQHALDYGFFIHINYAQRMSHFLQLLVLYTLGHYNAVTNQDYIRYELQENWDHRENIRDEYYINYYRDMLEVGKTTGNINMENCLLIVANLYNIDVNQLRDDLSHC; encoded by the exons ATGAAGGTCCTTGCAGTTTTCATTGCTCTGGTTGTGGCTACGGCACAG gCACAATTCTCTCAAGAAATTGAGGAATTCCACAGGATGTTCGATGAATACCACGAGGAGGTGGACTACTGGCTTAGGGATCAACGCCTTCTTGTCAGTGACAGCATCAGACAAGCCAACCGTGTAGCTCTTGAGCAGGTTTGGAATGACGTAACAGCCGTCCGTCTCATCACCGTGAGTGCTGAACAAGCCATTGATAATCATGCCGCCGAGGTGGGAGAGAATCCCTGCATCGCTCAAATCCGCACACGATTGGCAGATCTCGAGGAAGAGGCCGGTGTGAGCATCAGCAGCTGCTCTCGCAACCTCCACCGTGACTTCCAGCATGCCCTCGACTATGGCTTCTTCATTCACATCAACTACGCTCAGCGTATGTCCCACTTCCTCCAACTCCTCGTCCTCTACACCCTTGGACACTACAACGCCGTCACAAATCAAGACTACATCCGCTATGAGCTTCAGGAGAACTGGGATCATCGTGAGAACATCCGTGATGAATACTACATCAACTACTACCGCGACATGCTAGAGGTTGGCAAGACCACGGGCAACATCAACATGGAGAACTGCCTCCTTATTGTGGCTAATCTCTACAACATTGATGTAAACCAATTGAGGGATGATCTCTCCCACTGTTAG
- the LOC129786236 gene encoding uncharacterized protein LOC129786236: protein MKVLLSFVALFAFAAANSQFAGELRAFHRDFTDFHYDLNYFLRFQRLDSSEEIADFNRVSLDRAWDSVSSIKDSAQSARDAINQRAQEIGNQNPCLIALSERLQEREAEAGQSINRCAVLAESDYSAGLGTGYFGTINYAQRMASFTLLQTLYTIGTYNPVTWEDQIRFELQITWDYRESIRMADSLAYYLNEVRTGMNIANINFHNCVLTASSLFGGDATRIGNDAQSC from the exons ATGAAGGTTCTCCTTTCTTTCGTGGCTCTTTTTGCCTTTGCTGCTGCAAAT aGTCAATTTGCGGGGGAACTGCGAGCATTCCATCGGGATTTTACGGACTTTCACTACGACCTCAACTACTTCCTTCGTTTTCAACGCCTGGATTCTTCCGAGGAGATTGCTGACTTTAATCGAGTTTCCCTCGACAGAGCATGGGACTCCGTTTCATCCATCAAAGATTCCGCTCAGTCAGCTCGTGATGCCATCAATCAGCGAGCTCAGGAGATTGGGAATCAGAATCCCTGCCTCATTGCCCTCAGTGAGCGTCTCCAGGAACGCGAAGCCGAAGCTGGACAGAGCATCAATCGTTGCGCTGTTCTCGCAGAAAGTGACTACTCTGCCGGTTTGGGTACAGGCTACTTTGGCACAATCAACTACGCCCAGCGAATGGCCAGTTTTACCCTCCTGCAAACCCTCTACACGATTGGAACCTACAATCCCGTCACGTGGGAGGATCAAATTCGTTTCGAACTGCAAATTACATGGGACTACCGCGAAAGCATCCGCATGGCAGACTCCCTTGCGTACTACCTCAATGAGGTCCGCACAGGAATGAACATTGCCAACATTAACTTCCACAACTGTGTCCTCACAGCTTCCAGTCTCTTTGGTGGTGACGCCACCAGGATAGGCAACGACGCTCAGAGCTGCTAA
- the LOC129786261 gene encoding transcription factor cwo isoform X2, which yields MNSCLADLSRLIPPQYQRKGRGRIEKTEIIEMAIRHIKSFQKQENTCRDTILADRYRRGYNDCLTEAAKFLVAINDDFDTICYKMIEHLKEHCGEVMKSEFCKSRECLEPLTNGGSASPASPPSGYHQGAPLSHLRDMLTSDLEHSSNDTSDVKDLSFRHQQPQQAPVITSTGPAAPMDTHPPPDSQAPAHQHSFHAPDASLGAGRHASDVSAADAAEHHSYKFKNYIQQRFSQDTHHLHDEVSVTNCSHSSEGSERDSGVHASTKGGLCAENSNSGDEHPLPGAREAEVRAAGQAQTAPKSTPARHPHMTVPIFALHSQGTFYVPLSVDYDALVPYLGHADLLEKNYAPHVPVHPVNIHILATPPAVRPDAPPRTSFLLKPKLEGLINAW from the exons ATGAATTCCTGCCTGGCTGACCTGTCGCGTCTTATTCCGCCACAGTATCAGCGTAAGGGTCGTGGACGTATTGAGAAGACGGAAATCATTGAGATGGCCATACGGCACATAAAGAGCTTTCAGAAGCAAGAAAATACGTGTCGGGATACAATTCTCGCGGATAGATATCGACGTGGGTACAATGATTGTCTCACGGAGGCGGCTAAATTCCTCGTTGCCATCAATGATGACTTTGACACCATCTGCTACAAAATGATTGAGCACCTCAAGGAGCACTGTGGGGAAGTCATGAAGA gCGAGTTCTGCAAGTCCCGCGAATGCCTGGAGCCCCTTACAAATGGCGGCAGCGCCTCACCAGCATCGCCACCAAGTGGGTACCATCAGGGTGCACCACTGTCGCACCTCCGGGACATGCTGACGTCGGACTTGGAGCACAGCAGCAACGATACGAGTGATGTGAAGGACCTCAGTTTCAGGCATCAGCAACCACAGCAGGCGCCTGTGATCACATCAACGGGCCCCGCGGCGCCGATGGATACGCACCCGCCACCCGATAGTCAAGCTCCTGCGCATCAGCATTCCTTCCACGCTCCCGATGCGAGTCTAGGGGCTGGTCGGCATGCGTCCGATGTGAGTGCAGCGGATGCAGCTGAGCATCACAGCTACAAGTTCAAGAATTACATCCAACAGCGATTTTCTCag GATACCCACCATCTGCACGATGAAGTCTCCGTGACTAACTGCAGCCATAGCAGTGAAGGCAGTGAACGCGACAGTGGTGTTCATGCGAGCACAAAAGGGGGCCTGTGTGCGGAGAATAGCAACAGCGGTGATGAGCATCCACTGCCGGGAGCACGGGAAGCGGAAGTACGGGCAGCTGGGCAGGCGCAGACAGCTCCAAAGTCAACGCCAGCCCGCCATCCGCATATGACTGTGCCAATCTTTGCACTCCACTCTCAGGGAACGTTCTACGTGCCACTGAGTGTGGACTACGACGCCCTCGTGCCATACTTGGGGCATGCGGATCTACTGGAGAAGAACTACGCGCCCCATGTGCCCGTGCATCCGGTCAATATTCACATTCTGGCCACACCACCTGCAGTACGACCCGATGCACCCCCACGGACTTCCTTCCTGCTCAAACCAAAGCTCGAGGGGCTCATCAATGCGTGGTGA
- the LOC129786235 gene encoding probable maleylacetoacetate isomerase 2 isoform X10, with amino-acid sequence MASISCKLPILYSYWRSSCSWRVRIALNLKEIPYDIKPISLIKAGGEQHCNEYREVNAMEQVPALQIDGHTLIESLSIMHYLEETRPQRPLLPQDVHKRAKVREICEVVASGIQPLQNLVVLIHVGEEKKKEWAQHWITRGFRAIEKLLSTSAGKFCVGDEITMADCCLVPQVFNARRFHVDLRPYPIILRIDRELESHPAFRAAHPSNQPDCPPEAAK; translated from the exons ATGGCAAGCATCAGTTGTAAATTG CCGATACTCTACTCATACTGGCGTAGCTCGTGCTCCTGGCGTGTCAGGATAGCCCTCAATCTCAAGGAGATTCCCTACGACATAAAACCCATAAGTCTCATTAAAGCAGGCGGGGAGCAACACTGCAATGAGTACAG gGAGGTCAATGCAATGGAACAAGTACCAGCACTCCAAATAG atGGACACACGTTGATTGAATCGCTCTCGATAATGCATTATCTGGAGGAGACGCGTCCCCAGAGACCACTCCTGCCGCAGGATGTCCACAAGAGGGCAAAGGTGCGTGAAATTTGCGAGGTGGTGGCATCGGGAATTCAACCGTTGCAAAATCTCGTTGTTCTCATTCATGTTggggaggagaagaagaaggaatgGGCACAGCATTGGATCACTCGGGGCTTCAGGGCCATTGAGAAGCTCCTTTCAACATCTGCTGGCAAATTCTGCGTCGGTGATGAGATCACGATGGCAGATTGCTGTTTGGTACCTCAAGTTTTCAATGCTAGACG ATTCCACGTGGATCTTAGACCTTATCCGATAATTTTGCGCATCGATCGCGAATTGGAGAGCCATCCGGCATTCCGGGCTGCTCATCCATCAAATCAGCCAGATTGTCCTCCGGAAGCAGCCAAATAA
- the LOC129786243 gene encoding uncharacterized protein LOC129786243: protein MAEDEDKSWCDSVRFNGGDTYPPGMSYGFLEDYQMPPIGQHQMHPVHPMVQNPPQGASTHVAPEDNFTVLSMGHGSYLRLYHNKDEAAKFNNYELFSAPNPAFQAAPGMPTRPSEVPPQNDSSYSTNMFLNQLVGNWAPNVSGTYTPFGEVVDKAEDAAAGTLPCASQRAPDAVSGPEMVGKPFEINRPAPLTENGQSQLRDAKKPRMVAEVKPMRMTYSDVLSKNVAINTAPSAAATAPTPKTPQSEKKGGEKKSTHGQEGQPKAKKTSTPSARVESHGPAAQQAASTKDTSQSASDDSHPKEPKKESKTAKKKTTTKGGQKTSKPNGNRKPKNSKYNHVSDNNDDEEEIEDEANDDEGDEMGFFYNVAKTSNTTDPAYTEKSSKAVLNSKTRPRNSASNPRSSSTRNRGESSSMYASRRTARQKKNEKYIFLLRMLELWLDYLLKALMWLVSLVTDIVWLSYGIVCDKVCAGYAFVRQHYKTVAKEVRNSANLHRRFLTYLDRKFSKNSKWAFWRRLFRRATPLDTAGLGAAGGGGGEFYKNGRLPQTGEEAMYSLLNCKGKDAYSILGVSQDCSQEQIRKHYKKIAVLVHPDKNKQPGAEEAFKVLQRAFELIGEPENRQAYERNLAEALNAEKAWTELNDLLTQLHAKIAEAANTIRCSSCGLRHPRKPTGRPHYAARECNSCKIRHSAREGDIWAETSFMGICWKYLALMEGNVYDITEWANCQKGALSHLQPNSHSVQYRIVLGNQQQQQQQQQPGTSSMDGKKEAKKEPQFSRPSLDDFLTNLYGGPNQQSQFSSKRRTKKN, encoded by the exons ATGGCCGAGGACGAGGACAAAAGCTGGTGCGATAGCGTGCGCTTCAACGGAGGCGACACGTACCCTCCGGGAATGTCGTATGGCTTCCTGGAGGACTACCAGATGCCCCCAATTGGGCAGCATCAGATGCACCCTGTGCATCCAATGGTGCAGAATCCGCCACAAGGTGCATCCACGCATGTGGCGCCAGAGGATAACTTTACGGTGCTCTCAATGGGGCACGGTAGCTACTTACGGCTGTACCACAACAAAGATGAGGCAGCCAAGTTCAACAACTACGAGCTTTTTTCTGCCCCAAATCCCGCCTTTCAGGCTGCCCCGGGGATGCCGACGCGCCCCAGCGAGGTACCACCGCAAAATGATTCGTCTTACTCCACCAACATGTTCCTGAATCAGCTCGTGGGGAATTGGGCGCCAAATGTCTCGGGGACATACACCCCATTTGGCGAGGTGGTTGATAAGGCGGAGGATGCAGCTGCCGGGACGCTACCGTGTGCGAGTCAGCGTGCTCCGGATGCGGTCAGTGGTCCGGAAATGGTGGGGAAACCGTTTGAAATCAATCGACCGGCACCACTCACGGAGAATGGTCAGAGTCAGCTGCGTGACGCGAAGAAGCCACGAATGGTGGCTGAAGTGAAACCCATGCGAATGACTTATTCAGACGTTCTCAGCAAGAATGTCGCCATTAACACTGCCCCCAGCGCTGCTGCCACTGCTCCCACCCCCAAGACGCCGCAGAGTGAGAAGAAGGGTGGCGAGAAGAAGTCCACGCATGGGCAGGAAGGGCAGCCAAAGGCGAAGAAGACATCAACCCCATCAGCGAGGGTTGAATCCCACGGGCCGGCTGCACAACAGGCTGCTTCCACAAAGGATACATCCCAGAGTGCTTCCGATGATAGTCATCCCAAGGAGCCGAAGAAGGAGTCCAAGACTGCCAAGAAGAAAACTACGACAAAGGGTGGGCAGAAGACGAGCAAACCCAATGGAAATCGG aAACCGAAGAATTCAAAGTACAACCACGTGTCGGACAACAATGATGATGAGGAAGAGATTGAGGATGAGGCAAATGACGATGAAGGCGATGAGATGGGATTCTTCTACAATGTGGCAAAGACGAGCAACACCACCGATCCCGCGTACACGGAAAAATCCAGCAAGGCGGTGTTGAATAGCAAGACGCGCCCCCGGAATTCCGCATCGAATCCACGCAGCTCATCGACGAGGAATCGCGGTGAGAGCAGCTCGATGTACGCATCGAGACGCACAGCGAGGCAGAAGAAGAATGAGAAGTACATTTTCCTGCTGCGAATGCTGGAGCTTTGGCTGGACTACCTGCTGAAGGCTCTCATGTGGCTCGTCTCCCTCGTGACGGACATTGTGTGGCTGAGCTATGGGATTGTGTGCGACAAGGTGTGCGCGGGATATGCCTTCGTGCGGCAACACTACAAGACCGTGGCGAAGGAGGTGCGAAATAGTGCAAATCTCCACCGACGCTTCCTCACCTACTTGGACAGGAAGTTCTCAAAGAATTCCAAGTGGGCCTTCTGGAGGCGCCTCTTCCGTCGTGCAACACCCCTCGATACAGCCGGTCTTGGCGCCGCTGGCGGGGGTGGCGGGGAGTTCTACAAGAATGGGAGACTTCCGCAAACGGGCGAGGAGGCCATGTATTCACTTCTCAATTGCAAAGGGAAGGACGCCTACAGCATTCTCGGGGTGAGTCAGGATTGTTCGCAGGAGCAAATACGGAAGCACTACAAGAAGATTGCTGTACTCGTGCATCCGGACAAGAATAAGCAGCCAGGGGCTGAGGAGGCCTTCAAAGTTCTTCAGAGGGCGTTTGAACTCATTGGAGAACCG gagAACAGACAAGCCTACGAGCGTAACCTTGCCGAAGCCCTGAATGCTGAGAAAGCCTGGACGGAGCTGAATGATCTCCTGACGCAGCTCCATGCAAAAATTGCCGAAGCTGCCAATACAATTCG CTGCAGCAGTTGCGGCTTGAGGCATCCACGGAAACCAACGGGGCGACCCCACTATGCGGCCAGAGAGTGCAATTCGTGCAAAATTCGACACTCTGCAAGAGag GGTGACATTTGGGCCGAGACGAGCTTCATGGGGATCTGTTGGAAGTACTTGGCACTGATGGAGGGGAATGTGTACGATATCACGGAATGGGCCAACTGCCAGAAGGGCGCCTTGTCGCACCTACAGCCCAATTCACATTCAGTCCAATATAGAATTGTTCTGGGGaatcagcagcagcagcagcagcaacaacagcCCGGCACCAGTAGCATGGATGGCAAGAAAGAGGCAAAAAAGGAGCCACAATTCAG TCGTCCGAGCTTGGATGATTTCCTAACAAATCTCTACGGTGGACCAAATCAACAATCTCAGTTCTCATCGAAGCGCCGAACgaagaagaattaa
- the LOC129786242 gene encoding vacuolar protein-sorting-associated protein 25 — MGEFEWPWEYNFPPFFTIQPHDKTREHQLKVWKDLILSYQKHRKEAILTVNTNSPLFCNDAIKRQLSPDARLQVMEELQKSGNAAPLGNKVQWEIYWYTLDEWADKIYTWVTNCGLNNTVCTLYELTSGDNSTSEEFYGLDEGVLRKALGKLQEKRKCELFDDESGGVKFF, encoded by the exons atggGTGAATTTGAATGGCCGTGGGAGTACAATTTTCCACCTTTCTTCAC AATTCAACCCCATGACAAAACCAGGGAGCATCAGCTGAAGGTCTGGAAGGATTTAATTTTGAGCTATCAGAAACATCGGAAGGAAGCTATTTTAACAGTAAATACCAACAGCCCACTATTCTGTAATGATGCGATTAAACGACAGCTTAGTCCGGATGCACGATTGCAAGTCATGGAGGAGCTTCAAAAGTCCGGGAATGCCGCTCCTCTGGGGAATAAAGTTCAATGGGAAATCTATTGGTACACACTGGATGAGTGGGCTGATAAAATTTACACCTGGGTGACTAACTGTGGCCTCAACAATACCGTCTGTACGCTGTATGAGTTGACAAGTGGAGACAATTCAACGAGTGAAGAGTTTTATGGTCTCGATGAGGGAGTCCTGCGGAAAGCCCTCGGGAAGCTTCAGGAAAAGAGGAAATGTGAACTGTTTGACGATGAATCAGGAGGTgttaaattcttctaa